Within the Streptomyces sp. NBC_00554 genome, the region AGGGTGAAGGCCAGCGGCCGGCCCCGGCCGTCGCAGGCCAGGTGGATCTTCGTGGTCAGTCCGCCGCGGGAACGGCCGATCGCCTCGCCCGGCCACGGCCCCCTTTTCGGGCCCCGGCGGCGTGCTGGTGGGCCCGCACGGTCGTGGAGTCCAGGCACACGATCGTCCAGTCGACCGCGCCGACGGCGTCGGAATGCTGCTGGACGTGAGCCAGCAGCCGGTCCCATGTGCCGTCGGCGGACCAGCGGCGGAAGCGTTCGTAGACCGTTTTCCACGGCCCGTACCGTTCGGGCAGGTCCCGCCAGGCCGCCCCGGTCGACAGCTTCCACAGGATGCCGTTGACCACCTGACGGCGGTCCCGCACCGGACGGCCCATCCGCGGCGGAGCGAGCAACGGCCCGATCACCGCCCACGACTCATCAGTCAACTCATGACGACGCACCA harbors:
- a CDS encoding IS5 family transposase (programmed frameshift), translating into MRRHELTDESWAVIGPLLAPPRMGRPVRDRRQVVNGILWKLSTGAAWRDLPERYGPWKTVYERFRRWSADGTWDRLLAHVQQHSDAVGAVDWTIVCLDSTTVRAHQHAAGARKGGRGRAKAIGRSRGGLTTKIHLACDGRGRPLAFTLTGGNVNDCTQFEAVMARIRVPGCGPGRPRTRPERVAADKGYSSTKIRTYLRRRGIKAAIPERIDQINGRIRRGESLCRLDKAAYRRRNLVERCFNKLKHNKALATRYDKRARHYQALVTIACLRLWLP